The genomic segment CCCGGCGCGGCGCCCGGCAAGACCAGTCGGCGCAGACGTTGGCCGAGGCTCAAACGCAGCACATGCGCGGCTTCGTTGAGCTGCGGCGAGAGGTTGGCGACGCTGCGTTGGGTGGCAATGAACAGCGGAAAAAAAGCGGCGAGCGCGACGAACACCCACTTGGCCAATTCCCCCAGGCCGAACCACGCCGTGAGCAACGGCACCCAGGCGAAAATCGCGATCTGGCGGATGGCGGCGAGGGTCGGGCCGAGCACCCGTTCGCTGGTGCGCGACAAGCCCAACAGCAGGCCCACTGAAAAACCGATCCCGCCACCCAGCAGCAGCCCCCCCAGCGTGCGCCCCAGACTCAGGGCCAGGCCACCGAGCAAGGTGCCGTCGAGCAAGCCGTGCCAGGTGGTTTGCAGCACGGCCAATGGGCTCACCAGAATGTTTGCGTCGACCCACTGCTGATCCGTCGTGAGTTGCCACAGCGCCAGCAACGCGATTGGCAGCAACCACGGCTGCAAACGCTGCCAGCCTTCATAGCGCGGGCCGCGACGGATTTCGGCGGTGGCCGGGTGCGGCCAGTGCACCAGTTTCTTGTCGAGCCAGCCGACGCTGCGATCCATGGTCACGCCGATCAGGCCGACGACAACAATGCAGACAAAGACGATGTCGAGCATGAACAACTGCCGCGCCCAGACCATCAGGTAGCCGATGCCTTCACTGGAAGCCAGCAGCTCCACGGCCAGCAGCGACGTCCAGCCAGCGGCCAGCGCCAGCCGCACACCGGCCATGAACGCCGGCAGCGCGGCGGGCAGCACCAGACGGCGGATCAACAGGTGCGTCGGCAAGCGCAGCACGGCGGCGGCTTCTCGCAATTTGGGCTGTGCATCACGCACGCCGACTAGCGTGTGCAGGGTCACGGGCACTACGATGGCCTTGACCAGCACCACCAGTTTCAACGTTTCGCCGATGCCGAAAAACACCATGAACAGCGGTATCCAGGCCAGGGTCGGGACCTGCGCCAACCCGGCGAAGGTCGGGAACACCAGGCGTTCCAGACGCCGACTGAACCCCAGTGCGGCGCCCAGTACCGCGCCAATGCCAATCCCGGCGAGCAGGCCCCAGAACAGCCGTTGCAGACTTATCCACAGGTGACTCCAAAGTTCGCCTTGAGACAGTTCGACGGCGCTGCTCCAGACCAGCGACGGCGCTGGCAGGATTTGCTCGCTCATCCAGTGATTGCGGCTGGCCAGCCACCAAAGGGCAAACAGGCTGATGGGCAGCAACCAGGGCAATAACCGGTGGCTCAGCGTCGGCCATTGCCGCCGACGTTTGAGTGGCGGGGCCGCCAGCGGCAGGCTGAGAAGGGAAACACGGGCCATGGGTGACCTCCGTTGTTTTCCCTGCGGGAGTCGGGGGTTGCCCCGATGTCAGTCAATCAAATCCAATCCATGTGGGAGCGAGCCTGCTCGCGAAGAGGTCATCACATTCAATATCAATGTCGACTGATTCGCCGCCTTCGCGAGCAGGCTCGCTCCCACAGGTGTTGTGCCTCAACTGACAGACCTTGGTGCAGCCCGACTTCCACAGGCTTTTTGTGTATGCAAAATCGATCTATAAAATTTCAAATCAATACTATTGAGAGATAAGCGAGACCATTTAAGGCCTCTAGCCCACACGCAGCCAATGCATTCGAAGAATATTTTCCATGCTGTTTATGCATACCCGGCCAAGAGGCCCGTGCTGACTGATATAGATCCGAATGATCTAAAAATGTGAATTTATAGTATTTAAGCGTTGTTCAAGATTCAGCCTACTTTCGGCTCCTTAACGCCCGTTGCTACCAGGAGCCGTACCCATGAATCTGCCTTTCAAACGCGTCATCAGCCTGTTCGCCATTCCGGCTCTGGCGGGGTTGCTCGCGTTCACCGCCCATGCCGATGAACTCAAGGAAATTCGCATTGCCGTCCCCGACTTAAGCGCCGGTACCCAGCACAGCGGCGGTGGGGTGGTGGACGTGCTGCGTGAGCAGCAGATCTTCGAAAAGGCCTTCGCCGATCAGGGCATCAAGATTCAGTGGACCTTCTTCAAGGGCGCCGGTCCCGTGATCAACGAGGCATTTGCCAACGGTCAGCTGGACCTGGCTTATCTGGGGGATCTGGCGGCAATCATCGGCAAGTCGAACGGTCTGGATACGCGGCTGCTGAGCGCTTCGGCCCGTGGCGTCAAACACTACCTGGGCGTCGTGCCGGGTTCGGGCATCAAGACCCTGCAAGACCTCAAGGGCAAGCGCGTTGCGATCTTCCGTGGCACCGCCAGCCAGTTATCATTCGACGCGGCGCTGGCCAGTCAGGGCCTGAGCGAGAAGGACATGAAAGTCATCAACCTCGACTTCAACGGCGCCGTCGCAGCGCTGGCAGCCAAACAGATCGACGCGTCCTGGGGCAGTTCCGGGTTGACCGCCTTGCAAGCCAAGGGCTTGGCCGAGTTGCCGCTGAGCACCAAGGACCTGGGGGGCGCGGGCAGTATTCAGAGCGTGCTGGTGGGCACCGGCAAGTTTGTCGACGAACATCCCGAGGCTGTTGCGAAATTGCTGAAAGCGCAGCAGCAGGCGGTGGAGTGGTTGACTCAGGACAGCAACAAAGACGCGTACATCCAGCTGGTGTCGGGGCTGGCGAGTTATCCACCGGTGATCTTGCAGCAGGATTTGAAGGATCAGAAATTGAGCGAGGTTTTCCCGTCGACGCTGGACCCGGTGTTCCTGGGGAAACTGCAGGATTCGGTGGACCTGGCTTCGCAGCAGCGGCTGATCCGCAAGCCGTTCAAGGTGACGGATTGGGTGGCGCCTGAGTTGGCTGCGGCAAAACTCTAAAACAAACACCTGTGGCGAGGGAGCTTGCTCCCGCTCGGCTGCGTAGCAGTCGCCATCCGGTCACCGCATTTGTTTGCCGAAAAAAACGTGTGGGCTGGTTCGGAACCGCTTCGCGGTCCAGCGGGAGCAAGCTCCCTCGCCACAAAAGCCATCAAACCGCGACAGCAATCTCCTGATTGTCCACCGCCACCAACGTCTCGATCATCGCCCTTGCCGCCGGCGACAACCGAAACCCCGTACGACTGACAATCCCGCACCGCGCATTCATGCTTTCAACGTTCTGCGGCAGATTGCGCCAGTGCAGCAGGACCAGCGAGCCCTGGGCAATGTCCTCTATGAACGCCTCTTGCGTGCCGATGCCGGATTGGTTGGCGCCTGAGTTGGCGGCGGCAAAACTCTAAAACAAACACCTGTGGCGAGGGAGCTTGCTCCCGCTCGGCTGCGTAGCAGTCGCCATCCGGTCACCGCATTTGTTTGCCGAAAAAACGTGTGGGCTGGTTCGGGACCGCTTCGCGGTCCAGCGGGAGCAAGCTCCCTCGCCACAAAAGCCATCAAACCGCGACAGCAATCTCCTGATTGTCCACCGCCACCAACGTCTCGATCATCGCCCTTGCCGCCGGCGACAACCGAAACCCCGTACGACTGACAATCCCGCACCGCGCATTCATGCTTTCAACGTTCTGCGGCAGATTGCGCCAGTGCAGCAGGACCAGCGAGCCCTGGGCAATGTCCTCTATGAACGCCTCTTGCGTGCCGATGCCGGATTGGGTGGCGCCTGAGTTGGCGGCGGCAAAACTCTAAAACAAACACCTGTGGCGAGGGAGCTTGCTCCCGCTCGGCTGCGTAGCAGTCGCAATCCGGTCACCGCATTTGTTTGCCGAAAAAACGTGTGGGCTGGTTCGGGACCGCTTCGCGGTCCAGCGGGAGCAAGCTCCCTCGCCACAAAAGCCATCAAACCGCAACAGCAATCTCCTGATTGTCCACCGCCACCAACGTCTCGATCATCGCCCTTGCCGCCGGCGACAACCGAAACCCCGTACGACTGACAATCCCGCACCGCGCATTCATGCTTTCAACGTTCTGCGGCAGATTGCGCCAGTGCAGCAGCACCAGCGAGCCCTGGGCAATGTCCTCTATGAACGCCTCTTGCGTGCCGATGCCGGATTGGGTGGCGCCTGAGTTGGCGGCGGCAAAACTCTAAAACAAACACCTGTGGCGAGGGAGCTTGCTCCCGCTCGGCTGCGTAGCAGTCGCAATCCGGTCACCGCATTTGTTTGCCGAAAAAACGTGTGGGCTGGTTCGGGACCGCTTCGCGGTCCAGCGGGAGCAAGCTCCCTCGCCACAAAAGCCATCAAACCGCAACAGCAATCTCCTGATTGTCCACCGCCACCAACGTCTCGATCATCGCCCTTGCCGCCGGCGACAACCGAAACCCCGTACGACTGACAATCCCGCACCGCGCATTCATGCTTTCAACGTTCTGCGGCAGATTGCGCCAGTGCAGCAGCACCAGCGAGCCCTGGGCAATGTCCTCTATGAACGCCTCTTGCGTGCCGATGCCGATGGCATTGGATTGCAGCACGATCTTCACCAGCGCCGGGAAATGCTCGGTCTCGATGGTCGGTGAAAAATCGATCCGCCCGCTGAGGTTCGCCAACAGTTTGCGAATGCCCGGCGGGATCAAAGTGGTCGCCAGCGGGTAGTCGAACATGTCGTTGGTCGACAGGCTCTCCTTGGCCAGCAACGGATGCCCCGGGCGGCAGAAAAACACTCCGCGTCTGGGCGTGAGCGCCTGGGTCTGGAAGTTGGGGTCGGCCTCGAAATGGCGGATGTCGGCAATGAAGAATTCGATCTCTTCGCGGGTCAACGCGCGACTGAGTTTTTCCCAGTTATCGACCTGAAAGCAGGTACGCACTTTCGGGTGTGCGTTGATGAATTGCGCCACGGCATTGGGCACCAGTTTGACCGCCGGCGCCGGGCCGCAACCGAAGCGCAGTTCACCGGCGTCGAGCTTGGTCATCTGCGTGACTTCGGCGCTGAGCATTGCCGCGCCCTGCACCAGGCTCAAGGCGTGCTGCAGCACCACCTGGCCCTCGGGCGTGGGGCGCAGATCTTTGTTGCCACGGTCCACCAGCACGCAGCCGAACTCCTGCTCAAGCCCCTGAATACTGCGGCTGAACGCCGGTTGGGTGATGCCCATGGCATCCGCCGCACGGACGAAACTGCGGTGTTCGTTGAGGGCGATGAAGTAGCGTAACTGGCGAAGATCCATATGCTTTCCCGGCATCCTAAAAATAGCTCGAAGGCATTTGCGACGAGGGCTGGTTGAGGTTTTAAATGCAAGCTCTTATTCCGTCAACGAAGCATGTGAATATCTATTAGATCTAAAGTGAATATAGATAGAGCGTTGTTTCGCTGCCGCTCAACCGTAAGCAGTCCGATGAGGGTCTACCCATGAGCAATGCCGCTTTAGCTGTAAAACCCGTTGTCCACGCGCTTGAAATTCATCCGGTGGCCGGCCGCATCGGCGCCGAGATCCGTGGCGTGCAACTGTCCGGTGAGCTGGACACAAGCACCGTTGAAGCCATCCAGCAGGCACTGGTGCAGTACAAGGTAGTGTTCTTCCGCGAGCAGACCCACCTCGACGACCAGCGCCAGGAGGCCTTTGCCCACTTGCTCGGTGAACCGGTGGCGCACCCGACGGTGCCGGTACGTGACGGCACCCGATACCTGCTGGAACTGGACGGCGCTGAAGGCCAGCGCGCCAACTCGTGGCACACCGACGTGACCTTCGTCGACGCCTACCCGAAAGCCTCGATCCTGCGCTCGGTGGTGGCCCCGGCCCACGGTGGCGATACCGTCTGGGCCAACACCGCGACGGCCTACAACGAACTGGCCCCGGAACTGCGAGAGCTGGCCGACAAGCTGGTGGCGGTGCACAGCAACGAATACGACTACGCCGGTGCCAAGCCTGACGTGTCGGCGGAGAAGCTGGAGCGCTACCGCAAGGTCTTCACTTCCACTGTTTACGAAACCGAACACCCGGTGGTTCGCGTGCACCCGATCAGCGGCGAGAAGAGCCTGCTGCTGGGGCACTTCGTCAAACGCATCAAGGGCTATTCCCAGGCGGATTCGGCGCACTTGTTCGGCCTGCTGCAAAGCCATGTCACCCGCCTGGAAAACACCGTGCGCTGGCGCTGGAAAGCCGGCGATGTGGCGATCTGGGATAACCGTTCGACCCAGCATTATGCGGTGGATGACTATGGCACCCAGGACCGCATCGTGCGTCGCGTGACGCTCAAGGGCGAAGTGCCGGTCGGGGTAGCGGGGCAGCGCAGCCAGACCATCAAGGGCGCCGAGATCGTTGGCGTCTGATCCACCGCCATCGCGAGCAAGCCCGCTCCCACAGGGGGTTCGATGCCGTACACAGCACTTGTATTCACAGCTGATCAAATGTGGGAGCGAGCTTGCCCGCGAAGGCGGTGTCTCAGTCAACATATGTAGCGACTGACAGGGCCTCTTCGCGAGCAAGCTCGCTCCCACAGGGGGTTCGATGCCGTACACAAAACTTGTGTTCACAACTGATCAAATGTGGGAGCGGGCTTGCCCGCGATGCTTCTCACCACACGCCGATCTGCACCACTTTCTCGGTTTGCGGCTCGCCATAACGAAAGCGCTGCCCTCGCAGATCAATCTCCTGATGGCTGATGGTCGTCCGGCGCTTCAACCCGCGCACCCACTCGAACAGATAGTCGGCGTGCTCTTCACGAACCGAGGCGAACTCAGGATTGGCGCCTAAATCCTTGAGTTCCTGCGGATCATTCAACAGATCAAACAACTGGGGCCTGAACCCGTCATACGCCAGGTACTTCCAGCGTTCGCTGCGCACCATCGTCATGCGGCAGCGGTCGATGGGTTGCGCAAGCCGTTCACGCGCCGGGGCCTGGAACGCGTAGTCGTATTCGCTGATCGCATAACGGCGCCAGTCGGTCTTGGTGCCGTGCAGCAACGGGATCAAGGACCGCCCTTCCAGTCGATGATCGGCATTCGGCAGCCCCAGCGCATCGAGGAATGTCGGCAATGCATCAATGGTTTCCACCAATCGCTCATCCACGGTGCCACGGCTGATATCCGCAGCCGCACGCGGGTCGCGCACGATCAGTGGCACGCCCACGGCCGGCTCCAGCAGAAACTCTTTTTCGCCCAGGTAGTGATCGCCCAGAAAGTCGCCGTGGTCGCTGGTGAACACAATCAGCGTGTCGTCCCAGCGGCCACTGCTTTGAAGAAAATCGAAAAGCCGGCCGAGCTGGTCATCGACCTGTTTGATCAGGCCCATGTACGTCGGAATCACGTTCAAGCGCACTTCATCCCTGGAGAAATTCAGGCTCTCTTCATGCTGGCAGAATGCGTTGTACACCGGGTGATCGCTGGTCTCGCCGACCGCTGCACGCACCGGTTCAAGCACATGCTCGGCGCCATACAGCGCGTGGTAAGGCGCCGGGGCGATGTAGGGCCAGTGTGGCTTGATGTACGACAGGTGCAGGCACCACGGCTGCTCGCCCTGTTCGCTGATGAAGTCGATGGCGCGGTCGGTGGTGCAGGCGGTTTCCGAATGCCGTTCGGGCACACGCGCGGGTAAATGAGCGTTGCGCATTTTCCAGCCGCTGAGGATTTCCCCCTGTTCGCCTTCGGCGGCGTTGGCCCAGTCGTGCCACGGGTTGCGGCCCGCGAAACCCTGTTCGCGCAGGTAATGGGTGTAGGGCGCGGACTCGCGCTTGTCGTCGAACAGCGGGCTGTCGGGGAAGATCCCGTCGTGGCGAAAGAACGCTTCGAAGCCGACTTCGTTCAACTGTTCAGCCTGATCGCTGGCAGGGTCGATGGCCAGCCGTTGCAAGGCATCGAGATTGGGTGTGGCGTGGGTCTTGCCCACCAGTGCGGTGCGGATGCCATGCGGGCGCAGGTAGTCACCGATGGTCAGCTCTTCCAGCGGCAAGGGCACCGCATTCCACGCCACCTGGTGGCTACTGACATAACGCCCGGTGTACGCCGACATCCGCGACGGCCCGCAGATCGTGCCCTGGGTGTAGGCGCGGCTGAAACGCACGCCAGCGGCAGCCAGGCGGTCGACGTTCGGGGTGTGCAGATGCGGGTGGCCGTAGCACGACAGGTAATCGCGGCGCAGTTGATCGCACATGATGTACAGCACGTTGCGCACGGGGGTCGGGGTGTTGGGCATGGGGTTCACCGATCGGAAGACAGGCGAGGGTTTTCGCTGGTTGGGCGGGTATGAGGCAAGTGCATTTGGGGAATGGGGTTTATGCAGTGGGTGCATCGGTGCATGGGCCGGCCTCTTCGCGAGCAGGCTCGCTCCCACAATAGACCCTGCTATGGCGACGTTCTCTGGCAACCACAAATCCCCTGTGGGAGCGAGCCTGCTCGCGAAGGCGGTGGTTCAGACCGCCAGATTCTCCAGCGAACAAACCTCCTCATCCAGCTCATCAACCGCCTTGATCTGCGCAATCATCGCCTCGGCCAGCGGCGATAATCGATACCCCGCCCGACTGACAATTCCATAGCGCGTATACAGCTCCTCCCGATCATCCGCCAACCCGTCGATCTTCAAGATCACCAGCTCACCTCTGGCGTTATGCAGCGCATCCGAGTACGCGCCAACAATGCCAATCGCCTGCGAACGCACCACCACGCTCAGCAGGCTGGCGCTGTTTTCGCACTCCACATTCGGCGTGAAATCCGGGCGGCCACTGAGGTCGACGATGACTTTGCGCAGATTTGGCGGCCGGATGCTCACCGCCAGCGGGTAACTCATCAACTCCGCTGCGCTGACGCTGTCCCGGTCTGCCAACGGATGCCCTTTGCGGCAGCAGAAGTGCCATTTGCGTGGACGCAGGCGTTGGGTCAGGTAGTCCGGGTCGGCTTCGAACTGGCGCGTGTCAGCGACGAAGAACTCGAACTCTTCACTCAGCAGCCGTTTGCTCAAGCTCTGCCAGTCGTCCACCTGAAACTGCACCCGCGCTTTCGGATAGCGCCCGATAAAACTGCCGATGGCACGCGGAATCAACCCTGCCGCTGGCGCCGGCCCGCAACCGAAGCGCAACTCACCGGCTTCCAGCCCGTTGAACTGGCTGATCTCGTTGGCCATCTGCTGCGCGCCGCTGACCAGCCGCCGCGCATGTTCGAGCAGCACCAGGCCCTGTTTGGTCGGCGCCAGGTCCTTGCGCCCGCGATCCACCAGTTGACACCCGACGCT from the Pseudomonas sp. N3-W genome contains:
- a CDS encoding ABC transporter permease, with protein sequence MARVSLLSLPLAAPPLKRRRQWPTLSHRLLPWLLPISLFALWWLASRNHWMSEQILPAPSLVWSSAVELSQGELWSHLWISLQRLFWGLLAGIGIGAVLGAALGFSRRLERLVFPTFAGLAQVPTLAWIPLFMVFFGIGETLKLVVLVKAIVVPVTLHTLVGVRDAQPKLREAAAVLRLPTHLLIRRLVLPAALPAFMAGVRLALAAGWTSLLAVELLASSEGIGYLMVWARQLFMLDIVFVCIVVVGLIGVTMDRSVGWLDKKLVHWPHPATAEIRRGPRYEGWQRLQPWLLPIALLALWQLTTDQQWVDANILVSPLAVLQTTWHGLLDGTLLGGLALSLGRTLGGLLLGGGIGFSVGLLLGLSRTSERVLGPTLAAIRQIAIFAWVPLLTAWFGLGELAKWVFVALAAFFPLFIATQRSVANLSPQLNEAAHVLRLSLGQRLRRLVLPGAAPGIFAGLRLSLIYAWLGTIGAEYFMPSNGGIGSQMISAQQLLRMDLIMAGMLLVGLTGALLNLIGQRLEHLATRWRHA
- a CDS encoding ABC transporter substrate-binding protein, which gives rise to MNLPFKRVISLFAIPALAGLLAFTAHADELKEIRIAVPDLSAGTQHSGGGVVDVLREQQIFEKAFADQGIKIQWTFFKGAGPVINEAFANGQLDLAYLGDLAAIIGKSNGLDTRLLSASARGVKHYLGVVPGSGIKTLQDLKGKRVAIFRGTASQLSFDAALASQGLSEKDMKVINLDFNGAVAALAAKQIDASWGSSGLTALQAKGLAELPLSTKDLGGAGSIQSVLVGTGKFVDEHPEAVAKLLKAQQQAVEWLTQDSNKDAYIQLVSGLASYPPVILQQDLKDQKLSEVFPSTLDPVFLGKLQDSVDLASQQRLIRKPFKVTDWVAPELAAAKL
- a CDS encoding TauD/TfdA family dioxygenase; the encoded protein is MSNAALAVKPVVHALEIHPVAGRIGAEIRGVQLSGELDTSTVEAIQQALVQYKVVFFREQTHLDDQRQEAFAHLLGEPVAHPTVPVRDGTRYLLELDGAEGQRANSWHTDVTFVDAYPKASILRSVVAPAHGGDTVWANTATAYNELAPELRELADKLVAVHSNEYDYAGAKPDVSAEKLERYRKVFTSTVYETEHPVVRVHPISGEKSLLLGHFVKRIKGYSQADSAHLFGLLQSHVTRLENTVRWRWKAGDVAIWDNRSTQHYAVDDYGTQDRIVRRVTLKGEVPVGVAGQRSQTIKGAEIVGV
- a CDS encoding alkaline phosphatase family protein yields the protein MPNTPTPVRNVLYIMCDQLRRDYLSCYGHPHLHTPNVDRLAAAGVRFSRAYTQGTICGPSRMSAYTGRYVSSHQVAWNAVPLPLEELTIGDYLRPHGIRTALVGKTHATPNLDALQRLAIDPASDQAEQLNEVGFEAFFRHDGIFPDSPLFDDKRESAPYTHYLREQGFAGRNPWHDWANAAEGEQGEILSGWKMRNAHLPARVPERHSETACTTDRAIDFISEQGEQPWCLHLSYIKPHWPYIAPAPYHALYGAEHVLEPVRAAVGETSDHPVYNAFCQHEESLNFSRDEVRLNVIPTYMGLIKQVDDQLGRLFDFLQSSGRWDDTLIVFTSDHGDFLGDHYLGEKEFLLEPAVGVPLIVRDPRAAADISRGTVDERLVETIDALPTFLDALGLPNADHRLEGRSLIPLLHGTKTDWRRYAISEYDYAFQAPARERLAQPIDRCRMTMVRSERWKYLAYDGFRPQLFDLLNDPQELKDLGANPEFASVREEHADYLFEWVRGLKRRTTISHQEIDLRGQRFRYGEPQTEKVVQIGVW
- a CDS encoding LysR family transcriptional regulator, whose product is MHIDLRQLRHFIALADQRSFVAGALAVNLSQSAFSRSIQALEHSVGCQLVDRGRKDLAPTKQGLVLLEHARRLVSGAQQMANEISQFNGLEAGELRFGCGPAPAAGLIPRAIGSFIGRYPKARVQFQVDDWQSLSKRLLSEEFEFFVADTRQFEADPDYLTQRLRPRKWHFCCRKGHPLADRDSVSAAELMSYPLAVSIRPPNLRKVIVDLSGRPDFTPNVECENSASLLSVVVRSQAIGIVGAYSDALHNARGELVILKIDGLADDREELYTRYGIVSRAGYRLSPLAEAMIAQIKAVDELDEEVCSLENLAV
- a CDS encoding LysR family transcriptional regulator; this translates as MDLRQLRYFIALNEHRSFVRAADAMGITQPAFSRSIQGLEQEFGCVLVDRGNKDLRPTPEGQVVLQHALSLVQGAAMLSAEVTQMTKLDAGELRFGCGPAPAVKLVPNAVAQFINAHPKVRTCFQVDNWEKLSRALTREEIEFFIADIRHFEADPNFQTQALTPRRGVFFCRPGHPLLAKESLSTNDMFDYPLATTLIPPGIRKLLANLSGRIDFSPTIETEHFPALVKIVLQSNAIGIGTQEAFIEDIAQGSLVLLHWRNLPQNVESMNARCGIVSRTGFRLSPAARAMIETLVAVDNQEIAVAV